The Epinephelus lanceolatus isolate andai-2023 chromosome 10, ASM4190304v1, whole genome shotgun sequence genomic sequence ACATTTCGTAATTCCCATGAATTCTGTGCTCTTGTCATCTGAAACACGAGGCTGCTCAAGGTAATCAGAAACAAACTATACTcataaaggcccgaacataaaCGGGCGGAACCtatgcggaacggactccgcgaggaatgtccgcagtcattcgggctttcatagttgagcgcacttccgcgttgtagtttcctgtaaaaatgtccgtgaaaaatccctgtaatgtgaaaaatacctGCCGAGCAGTCACTAGTGCGTGGAGCGCAGTCCGcgtggtcgtaaaatctgagctttgcgcgcacagggcttgcggacgtccgctttgagtctgcACGGACCTCCACGGAGTCCGTTCGTGTACGTTCCGcctgagtatgttcgggccttaacaCTGTTTTGTACTATGTACAAAATCTTAAGTACATACAACCTTACTGTATGAGTTTTCTCCAACAGTATTTGTGTCCACAGTTATGGAGGTCACTTGTGGGGTACCGCAAGGCTCCAGCTTGGGAccactgttgtttttaatttgtgttattgATATCCCAGCAGCAGTGAAATCTAAAGTGATGCGTCACACAGATGATTATACCTTACCAATAACCAGTGAAGACACCAGAGTAATACAGGAAACTCTGAGTAGAGAACTATTGCTGCTTGATGCACAACAAAGTCCATTGTATTTGGCACTAAACCTAAGCTTAAGTAAAAGTGATGCAATTATGATAAAGTGTAATGAAAATATTATTGAATCAAATACCAGTGTCAAATCTTTGGAGTCTCTCTCAACCAGTCTCTCTCTGTGGAGGAAATTGTAGCAACAATCTtatcaacaataaaaaaaataaattaaaaaaaaaacaatagtttttgttttatcattACACCAGATTTTGGAATATTAAAGTGAAGAAACTGTTACTTGCTTCATTCATACAATGCTTCTTCAACTATGCTTGTGCTGCATGGTATTGTTGGCTTCCCCAAAATAATGTCATCAGACAATTGTGCCTTCAGCTGTAATCCTGTACGAACTGTGcgtgcattttttattttgaaaataaaatcgTGACAAAAGCATCAGATCGTGCCAGTGCCACTGTCATCAGATACATGCTGAATACTCCACCCAGGACTCATATACATCCTGTAGGCACGAAGAAAGTTGGACTATGACCCATTGAAGATTAAGTTTAAGAACAGAAACTTAATCATGTGTTTGATATAGTTCACAAAAAGGCCCCAGAATATATGAACTATCAAACTGACATCATTTGAAGTACCATAACTCTAACAAAAGAGCAAGCATTATATCATGCAGTGTTACTCGTGTTAATGGGTAAATAGCAAAAGCTAATTTTTTCTATACTGGGATCTCCTTATGGAACAGCCTGCATATTAAACAGTTTGAACCATGGGCGTCGGGTTGCAAGGTAGTCGAGTAGGTTAATAATGTAGGCTGTTTGCAAGGATTTGTATGTTTCTATATATTGTCATTTCCATCGAGAGTTTTTAGTTATGTTTTTAAGTACTATCCTTTGGGATTTTTGGGTCATGGCACTCCTTTAAGTCGTTGTGCTTTTAAATTCAACATAAAAATCAAATCACAGCTTCTTATTCACCTTAATGTCACCTTACAGTCACAATAGTGTGATTGAGGTACTTGATTCTATACAGTTTTAGTGCTATAATGGCACATGGGACCAGTGTACAGCTGGGTACCCCTCAGCAGTCACATGCACATCATAAAAAATGGCAAACATATGTGAATGTACATTTCTAGAGGCGTTACTGTTCTGGATATGTGCACTTAGTAACAGAGATGacaaaaaaatgctttggttGTAATATATGCACTTTGCCTTTAGCTGTTTCTGTATACAAGAAGATTCACTGTGGCACTATTAAGCACTTTAAAATAGCAcataaaatgtttgttattCCCGACTTTCTGTTTCTCTTGTCGTCTGCAGCCTCAGTATCAGTGATGGAGTCCTGGAGGTAATACTAACAACTAATGCACAACAACATATTAAAGATTGCAAGGCTGCATATACTCTcactctttatctctctcaactcctacatacaaacacacacacacacacacacacatacacacatacgcCCACATACAACCACTGGAAAAGACACTCTGGCAAATACTGTTTACTGATATGCGGATTGGGTTTAAGAGCGGAACGCTGAGCATTTCAATCTAAACAGTAAACACTCTTAATTGGATTGTGTGCTTATGTGCTTTGATGTGAATCCTCTAAGGACTGTATATTATTAGGCCTAATTGATTCTGATACATATTTACACGAGTTTGGAAAATTAGTCCAAAACAAATGCGAGTGGTTTCATCATGAGTCTAATAGCAGCGCATTACATGCCACCTTTTGGTTGAAGCAGCCATTACTGGAACATCATGCCGCTGCGGTGTCAGAGTTCACCGGTCATTTGGCAGTCCGGTGaggctgctctgtctgtgtcaaCATCTTGTGGAAATGACACCGCGGACCTCCCGCTCATCACAAATGAGGCCCAGAGGGGATGACGGGAGCCGAGCGTGGGGGCTTGCCATCAACCGGAGGGTGAGAGGTGGACCCACTGATCTTCTGTTGCTGACCTTGTATACCATCACCTGCCTCCAGAGGTCATGTGTCAAGCGATTCAACCTTGTCCACGTGGGATTTAGGTTTGCTTTTGTGCCCCTAGATATGTCACATTGCCAGCACAAGGCAAAACACAGGCACGGTTGCTTTGCTGATGGACACACAGCTACTGCCAGTGTTTATTAGACAGTATGAATGTGTTGGTCTCTGTATTTACAGGGCAGATGGGAAATGTCAAACCATGGTACCAGTGGCATAAAATAATAGTGTTTTGAGTTAAAATGATCATACGTGGAGTCATAATCACAAGAACAAAAGGCGTAACTTTGCACTTTtataaaacacatatttaaatgaCTTTATAACACGCCTCCAAATCTCCtacattgtttctttttttttttttaggcaagCAGACGTATCTATGATGTGTGGAAGGGGCTGTTTTTGTAACAGCCAAGACACAAACTTACCTACACATAgggatgggggaaaaaaaatcgatGCAGTGTAGTAGCGCTAATTTACTCGTGACAATATTATATGAATACACGGATGTGAAGTGTCAATCTTTTATTACATACATCattaatttttgcaaatacacattttaatacaatgtttggtactagaataataacattaattgctttttcagtccactagatggtgctggaAGGGTGGCATTAATTTGTTACGCCTGGACTTCAtggtcagtggattcatatgtgactatgACGGCTCATTATCTCACAGAGGACTGGCGACTGGACAGGAGCAATACACGACAGTCACACGggagcaaacactgcagacctcctgcaaaatgcagcacaagaatgggGGATTGTGGCTGTAACAGACAACGCTTCtaacatgggtgttgccattCACTTAGCAggatacctgcatgtgaagtgtttcCCTCACGCACTTGGCCTCGCAGAAGGCCTTAAATCTGCtgacagttcagtttgtcaagtgtatgcagcatttctgacaggttttatgatggtgttggtcagtctgtctgctttgtatcacattttgctgcaatagaaatgattaaagtcagatgaacagaccGAAAACTTTATCTCATGAAAAAGTTTTCCTTTCTgtaaataatttgcagttgggaAAAAGGGTAATAAATCCCAATATATTGCAACAAATTGTATCTCaatatcgtgataatattgtgtTTCAACAACAAGATTTTTTTCGGCAATCCCCCATTcctgtgctgcattttgcagcaAGTCTGCAATGTTTGCTCCGGTGTGACTTTCGTGCACTGCTGTAGTTTGGAGAATGTGAGACAGCAGTTGCCAGTtctctgtgagataatgtgccgTTATAttcacatatgaatccactgacctttaAGCTCAGGCAtcacaagttaatgccacccttcctgctgtactcagATTCCTCAACTCTATGCTTTGCTTCTCTGTAGAACTTGGGTACTGCTATGTCGGTGAAAAAACATTGGGACAGAGTCATGTAcacatgctaaaaacactggaacTATGTGTTCTTAGCATGTAAGGAAAGCCTTTGATTTCATGAATGCTGTATGGACACAGATCTTTGCACATGGAGCAGGTGATGGACTATTATTTTCTTAGCCttctcagagttggatggtagttttgtcaaACTAAGTGCGTCCGTTGGTTGATTTTTCGGCAGAGCGAGTTTAATGTTAGCTTGGCTGTCAGTGGCTAacgctatctctggatggtggagtgtgaggtgagccctcatgttcgtagtattcccagagtattctcatatgacactgcttgcaaatcgctcatgtcatatccaagtcctccttTGCTTCTGTTTTAAGAAATCCTAAATCAGTCcagatgtttgatttaaatgccatttctgatttctttctctggTTCCTCCATCTATGTTTTGATGAACCTCTGCCAAATGCCACTGACTGAgtcctctgctgacctcaccaggaaataaaaacatcagcaccatctaatGAGccaaaaaagcaattgattttattattcaagTACCAAAagatgtattaaaatgtgtatttgcagaaactaataatgtaaataataaagATCGATGCTTGGCGTCTGTGTATTTGATACAGTATCGTCACACAAAGTATCGTGATACTACGCTGTATTGACTTTTTCCTCCACCCTAAATAGAAACCCAAGTCAAATAGCAAAGTCCAAGAAAAGTCAAGTCCATcttaaaccaaaaaaaaacaaacaaaaaaaaaacagatggtcTTCGAAGCAAAGCAGCAGAGTTTGGGGTCTTGTAGGTTGATTTAGGGTTGGCGCCACTTTTTGCCAGGGTGACACTGTGGTGAGAAAATAACGTGAGCTCCTCAGCCAAGCGGGCGTGCACGTCTTTGGTTTCACATCACCTGTGATTTAAATTCCATTACTTGCTGTGCCACACTTCAAATAAAGCTCGAGCCTATTAATTACCAAAGTATGGGTTCAGGGTAAAGGTGAACGTGCAATTACAGAATTAAATCAAGCCCCCGTTTAGCTTGTCAGTCCTGACAGAAATAATTTGAGTGAATTATTAAATGCTTCCACCACTTTCTGCTGTTTCATTGTCGGCTCAAACATACTGCAAGAATCTGAGCTCTGCTCCTTTCTCTTTTAAAGTGCTTTTCTTACAAATAGTCTTAAActgtatgtgtttatgaaaagcaaaatttaaaaaaaaaaaaaaaaccctctgatATTGCTATGCCTccaaatgctttctgtgttCCTTGAACCGTATAATAAAGGAGGCCAGGCTTAATGAGATCATTTTAAATTTGTGGTGGTTATGGTAATCATGCAGAAATTGTATATCATTATCAAGGTTTTAGGTCTAATGGTTTAGAAGTTGTAATTAGCTACCTGTTCAGGTAATTTAAAGTTCTGAGGTGATGTTCTTAATTATGCTCAGATTGAAAAATAGATCATATTCAAATTATATCAAAGGACTCTGCTGGCACCCATTTacacttttcattttttgacTTTACCTTTGTTGTTGGGACTAAATAAGGGATCACAAATTGGACTGAACCATAAATATTTGTATGACTCTCCacaccccccaaccccccccccccccccccccaaaccccccacccccgtcgcacagccatgttttaaatgtttgttccactaaaatgaaaaataaccaaaatgtcttgttttgtcaaaTTCTGCTGCGAGCAGGCATTTTAACTAATTGCCTGTAATGAAGCAATTTGCCAGCGGCTGACTGGATTCAGTGGTtgggttttggtctctatgacAACCAGCTGTCTGTAATTAGCAAATCAAGCCCGGGTGAGGTTTTGGGCAGTCAGAGTGGCTGCAAAAGAAGTCAAGAGTGGCAAGTGTTTGCAGTAATTGCGTTGCCGTGAAGTTTATGCTGATATGGCTGCAGGCATGTGTGTACCACTACTGATGGTTCTTTTCAggtattttaaaaattaatgttTCCTGTGGATAAAAAAATCATAGCTGCTCAGTGCAGTGCTCTTTGTCTGACTCTGTTTGTTGTCTTTTGCAGCACCGTCATGCTTCACTCTGTGTCAGCTGGAGGTGTGTATTGTGCTAAAACAGCCAGAGGTATGTAGTGAGATTTGATTGATGTTAGTACTTTTTATAATTACCCATTAGCGGGTTTATTTGACATTTCAAAACAATGAAACCTCTCACAGAGAGTAAATACAGTCTGCTATAGAGATGCAGAGATAGTGAAACTCTGGGCCCATACTGATGTTTGAAATAACAATTTGGGCATTATCTATACTGATGTTTCTGGTgtcttattattttgtttttgttgttatttattgtcccttttgtgccagggaaacaaagaaatctttatTTGTTAttctctatttatttatttatttataggcAGTTTTATGCCTCTTTATGgtcagtttgtgtttctttgtgtttgttttgtgtctctttgtggctgttttgtctgtccatgtggttgttttgtgtctccttgttttGATTTTGGATCTCTCTGAGGCAGCTTTGCAtcattttttggttgttttgtgtctctttacaaaataactgaactgttttaaagtcattcagcccTTTATTACACTACCTTTTGAATGAACACAAATTCAATTATACACATTTGTGAAACAACCAATAAAATAACCTTCTTTCACAggacacattttttaaactatCTATTAAAAATAATGGCTACAAACCCTCTTTACTATATATCtatcataattccctcttttatatgtatttgaagcggctgtgaaaacatcaacaaatttctccttcaaacaactATTTATTAAAGTTTCTCAtcaaaaactacatttgaacacatcatgaatgTGCTAATGACTTACCTTTGCTTAGtattcatttttactgaacagaGCTTTAACCCCTCATAATGTAACTCATGCTGCTTTCAAAATGGGTCATGTGTACCGCGTTTATGAGAAGAGTCCATATGAACGCCCCCTGTTGTGGTATTCACATCGTAAGAGTTCATTTTCTAAGAGCTCAAAGTTCAAGACTTCTGTGTTGTAAACACAAGCTCACAATTACTGTTAGAACGCTGCATTAATGCAAcctctgttagctgttagctctggccaccggctgctaacagctaatgttaaccaGCTCTCCTCATGTCGATaccaacacagatttgttgctCATTATGTCGCATTACACAGAATCAATAAGGTGCGTTACCTGGCACACCAGTAGTGAATTCTTTTGTCGCAAGGATGTCCCCGGGAAGATCTCTATTCATCtttaacattttttctgttgtcCCCAAGACAATGGTAGTTTTGAGCACTGCTTTGTAGACTGCACAAAATTGACGTGACACATTGAAAAATCATCGGCCACTTCCATCTGTGAATGCCATCTTATTCCCTGTGAGgccgatggcagtcaacaaggggAACATCGGCTGATGAacaaattaactttatttttatagcacctttcatgcaGCAACGGAATAAAACCATACGATTATACAACACTCATTCAAGGAGATATGAGaagaataaatacattaatcaataattaatcaaataatgaaaatacataGTAGGTATAATAAAAAGAAAGCTGCTAGTTATCGGCTATATTAAAAAGATATGTTTTGAGTCGTCATTTAAAACTGTCCACTGATTCAGCAAGTCTGATATTTAAAGGCAGGGAGTTCTGTATTTTTGGGGCGTAGTAGCTAAAAGAAGCATTCCCCAAGATTTTTGTACGAACATTAGGAATGGTTAAAGAGGGTCTTAACTTGGAGAGGGTTCATATAGGGACATAAGGTGATAGGGAATCTGTAACATAGGAGGGGACGGTGCCATTAAGAGCCTTAAAAGACAATAGAaggattttaaaatcatttctaaaagattctgggagccagtgtaggttaCATAAAACAGGAGTTATATGGTCtttctttttagtttttgttaaaaCCCTGGCAGCAGCAGTCTGAATGGGCCGTAGTTTTGTAATGACAGTTTTAGGTAGGCCAGTGTATAGAGCATTACAGTTGTCAGGACGACTGGAAACAAAAGCATGAACAAGCTTCTCAGCATTTTGATGGCTAAGCTATAGCTATATTGTGTCAATAATAAAAAGCAGTAAGCAGCAGCAATAAAAATGAGCTTTAAAACTGAAATCAGAATCTAAAATGACACCCAGGTTTCTTACTGACCCAGTTTAGTGATACCATTGTGCAGCCAATAAATCAGTGCATTCCTAGTTTGTTAATATGTCTGTATGTTGTTCTGCTGTAGCCCGTGCAGCTGCCCTGGGTTTGGATTTTCCTGGGGCCTATGGAGCCCCTGATCTCCATGGACCagccccccacaggatgccgtTTGGTCCTCAGCCTTACGATGACAGTGATCCTGAATTGGATGAGACTGGACCTAACGTGGCCTCCTACAGTCAAAGTCAACCAGAAGTGCGATCCCTACATGACAGGATACAGAAACAGGCTCACCCCAGGAGTTGGCATGGCACTTACAGTCCAGTTCAAAGTGACTACACCACCGACCAAGTGCTTAGCCCTCCCAGAGGACGCTCAGTTATTAACCGCAAGTCCAATTTTGAGGAGGTCAAGCATGTTGCCCCCCCAACTCTGACTGCAGCCCGGGGCCAGCCTGACCTTGTGAATTGGGATCCTCAAGGTCGCAACAAGCCGCTCTCATTTGTCTACAACGAGCACGACCTTGCTGTTGACGAGTCTGTCCCAAATAGACGTGGCATGTCTCTGAGTGGGCTCTCCCTGCCCAGAAGCAGGGGTCACGGTGCTCACCAGAGGGGTCTAACTGGAAACGGCCCGGGAAGAGGAGTCCCTGTCCTCGGTTCATCCGGCATCACCGACAAAGACCGCGTCAGAGCGATGACTAGAAGTGCTGCTGTTGGTAGACTGAACAGGATTAGGTTCTCTGGCCATCTTGCTCAGCCGCTGCGCAGACGCCTCAATGTCAAACAATTTTTTCAAGGTAACCCCGCCCTGAGACATCTGACGAGAAGCGAAATCAGGTCCAGTTAGAATAAGTCACTGAGCTAAAGGGTCTGACACATAGCCTGGCTGTCTTGTCAAATCCTGTGAGGGGTTCTTAAAGTTAACAGGCGAGCATTTTGTGAAGGGAAAAACAATGATTTCAGAATCCATTTGTCTGGTTTTCTCTAACCTTTACTGCAAGAAACAATGTCCAACTTATCTGTGTACAAGCTCCTGCATTGTTGCTTCCTCACCTGTAGCTCTAAGACAAGTCACAGCTTACATTCTCTCCTGAATATAAAACTACTAATGGTTATATTTCTGAGTGTCTCTCTGCCTTTTGTCCTCCTCCCTTCATCATAATGTCTCACTGAGGCCTGGATGTTACCAGACTGCCATCTGTTGGCGCTAAGGGGAACTGCAGGTATCCTTTTGGCTCACTTTGTTGAACACAGGTGCTGCGTAACAGAAGGTCAGCTTTTGACAAATCCCCTAATCTGTTTACAATCTGTTGTTTGCAAGTACTACTAGTGGTTATGCTAATTTGTCCAAATAGCCTTGGTCTTTCAACGATGGCATGTTTCACCAGCGCTCTGACATTTCTAACAGAGACAATGAGGTGTTAAAATGCAGCCCTAGATCTGGAATTTGAGTCCCTGGTGTCAgtaaatgcaaaaatatttaCCTTCACTCTAATTCTTTTTACAAAGCAGAGCAACAGCTAAAGGCACAGATGGATTTCTGAGACCAGACTAATTGTAGAAAAGCTTCATAAGTCAACCCCCCCCCTTTGATTCCTCATTGAAAGACATTTAAGAGTGTGAAATGGAAGGCGGGTTAGGTTGTTCAGTGATTGaccaataaatcaatcaatcaggagccagagagagagagagtcagttATGAGCACTCATCCAAAACGTGTAAAAGGAAATGAGTGACAGAACAAAGTAAAGCGATCAACTGTTTATGGGGAGCGGGAAGGCAGGCAGTGAGGAGCGGCCATACATCATACAAGATGTCAGGCTGGGCAGAGAGAAGGGACACTGAGCAGCCGCAGGCAGCTCGCAGGAAGCCCACCTGAAGACCACATGTTTTGAACATGTCGGGTTACATTCAAAAC encodes the following:
- the LOC117266366 gene encoding uncharacterized protein LOC117266366, producing MAAGMCVPLLMVLFSTVMLHSVSAGGVYCAKTARARAAALGLDFPGAYGAPDLHGPAPHRMPFGPQPYDDSDPELDETGPNVASYSQSQPEVRSLHDRIQKQAHPRSWHGTYSPVQSDYTTDQVLSPPRGRSVINRKSNFEEVKHVAPPTLTAARGQPDLVNWDPQGRNKPLSFVYNEHDLAVDESVPNRRGMSLSGLSLPRSRGHGAHQRGLTGNGPGRGVPVLGSSGITDKDRVRAMTRSAAVGRLNRIRFSGHLAQPLRRRLNVKQFFQGNPALRHLTRSEIRSS